Proteins encoded in a region of the Vicinamibacterales bacterium genome:
- a CDS encoding ATP-binding protein, whose amino-acid sequence MIRTGTSLIVAALLLLAGLNVAQRWTWRELEDGVLWKMGPGGEVVAAEVAAGTAAARAGVEQGDVLLMVDGQIVERVEDVVSRLHEAAAGDRLRYTILRMRAQQHAEIDVAPVPSGPFGLYLSLAAVGIFSLLVGASVRLRRPDHQATLHFFWLTVAFFGVMAFSFTGKLDPLDWTFYWGDITAQLLLPPLFLHFALVFPDRPDAWVRSDTGRTLVPAIYLPALLLGAVSVAGVVNGARHGEVLTRVAGLVQAAQLVYLAVSLIAGLAIMVRALRRVRSVTARRQLRWIVWGTALGSVPFVLGYALPFAFGLPPIRGFELTALLLGLIPLAFASAIVRYRLMDVEVIIKRALVYAAALAAIAAIYAVLLRMAGAVFLRDADQRSNPVIALLATFVVVLLSRPVKNAIQTGLDRVYYRDRYDYRRALVGFARDLNSDLDLQRLSERLVNRVTETLVVDRMALMLAPVSAAAGDFVTIAHAGFADGPPPLQAGSEVATRLFSGHTLALDDTFALRRLDPHEVDFWRHAGIHYFVPCVSKEGTIAVMALGRKLAPPQAVSPKPRRGEGGEPLSSEDMALLSAVAAQAATALENGRLYRQLRTKADELERMRQFSENILESLNDGLAVLDRNGCVIRWNRQMEELYGVRHEAAVGQPLDALLDSSLVAMIRGASREGAAYYRIPMSTRHDPPRRLLVNVGATPLRDSAAEIVGTIVIIEDISTRVQLEEQLQISDKMASIGLLAAGVAHEVNTPLTGISSYTQMLLQQAPADDPSTKVLEKIERQTFRAAKIVNGLLNLARPAQVDSGPCDINAVINDVLSLLEHQFRTGSIQVRKELAAAAPIVQGIEHKLQQVFLNLFLNARDAMPKGGWLTIVTRQERNGAVVEIADTGSGIPADQLSRIYDPFFTTKAIGKGTGLGLSITYGIVQEHGGHITCDSQLGQGTRFTIHLPLAGAVRKAR is encoded by the coding sequence ATGATCCGCACGGGCACCAGCCTCATCGTCGCCGCCCTGCTCCTCCTCGCCGGGCTGAACGTCGCCCAGCGATGGACGTGGCGGGAGCTCGAAGACGGCGTCCTCTGGAAGATGGGACCCGGGGGGGAGGTCGTGGCGGCCGAAGTCGCCGCCGGGACCGCCGCGGCGCGCGCCGGCGTCGAGCAGGGGGACGTGCTGCTGATGGTCGACGGGCAGATCGTCGAGCGCGTCGAGGACGTGGTGTCGCGGCTGCACGAGGCGGCGGCCGGCGACCGGCTGCGCTACACGATCCTGCGGATGCGGGCGCAGCAGCACGCCGAGATCGACGTCGCGCCCGTCCCGTCGGGTCCGTTCGGGCTCTATCTGTCGCTGGCCGCGGTCGGCATCTTCTCGCTTCTCGTCGGCGCGTCGGTGCGTCTGCGCCGGCCGGATCATCAGGCGACGCTGCACTTCTTCTGGCTCACCGTCGCCTTCTTCGGCGTCATGGCGTTCTCGTTCACGGGCAAGCTCGATCCGCTCGACTGGACGTTCTACTGGGGGGACATCACGGCGCAACTGCTGCTGCCGCCGCTGTTCCTGCATTTCGCGCTGGTCTTCCCGGATCGGCCCGACGCGTGGGTGCGCAGCGATACCGGGCGGACGCTGGTGCCCGCGATCTATCTGCCCGCGCTGCTGCTGGGGGCGGTGTCGGTGGCCGGCGTCGTCAACGGCGCGCGTCACGGCGAGGTGCTGACGCGTGTCGCCGGCCTGGTGCAGGCCGCCCAGTTGGTCTACCTGGCGGTGAGCCTGATCGCCGGGCTGGCGATCATGGTGCGGGCGCTGCGCCGCGTCCGATCGGTGACCGCCCGCCGCCAGCTGCGATGGATCGTGTGGGGCACCGCGCTCGGCTCGGTGCCGTTCGTTCTCGGCTATGCGCTGCCGTTCGCGTTCGGCCTGCCGCCGATCAGGGGGTTCGAGCTGACCGCGCTGCTGCTCGGCCTGATCCCGCTCGCCTTTGCCTCCGCCATCGTGCGCTACCGGCTGATGGACGTCGAGGTGATCATCAAGCGCGCGCTGGTCTACGCGGCGGCGCTCGCCGCCATCGCGGCGATCTACGCGGTGCTGCTGCGGATGGCCGGGGCGGTGTTCCTGCGCGACGCCGATCAGCGCAGCAACCCGGTCATCGCGCTGCTCGCGACGTTCGTCGTCGTGCTCCTGTCGCGGCCGGTCAAGAACGCGATCCAGACCGGGCTCGATCGGGTGTACTACCGCGATCGCTACGACTACCGGCGCGCGCTGGTCGGATTCGCGCGCGATCTCAACAGCGACCTGGATCTGCAGCGGCTCAGCGAGCGTCTGGTCAACCGGGTCACCGAAACGCTGGTGGTCGATCGCATGGCGCTGATGCTGGCGCCGGTTTCCGCGGCGGCCGGCGATTTCGTCACCATCGCGCACGCCGGCTTCGCCGACGGGCCGCCGCCGCTGCAGGCGGGCTCCGAGGTGGCGACGCGGTTGTTCTCGGGGCACACGCTCGCGCTCGACGACACGTTCGCGCTGCGCCGGCTCGACCCGCACGAAGTGGATTTCTGGCGCCACGCCGGAATCCACTACTTCGTTCCCTGCGTCTCAAAGGAGGGAACGATCGCGGTGATGGCCCTGGGACGGAAGCTCGCGCCGCCGCAGGCGGTCTCGCCGAAGCCCCGCAGGGGCGAAGGCGGCGAGCCGTTGAGCAGCGAAGACATGGCGCTGCTGTCGGCGGTGGCGGCGCAGGCGGCGACGGCGCTGGAGAACGGCCGTCTGTACCGGCAGCTGCGAACCAAGGCGGACGAGCTCGAGCGGATGCGGCAGTTCAGCGAGAACATCCTCGAATCGCTGAACGACGGCCTGGCGGTGCTCGACCGCAACGGCTGCGTGATCCGCTGGAACCGCCAGATGGAAGAGCTCTACGGCGTGCGCCACGAAGCGGCGGTCGGCCAGCCGCTCGATGCGCTGCTCGATTCCTCGCTGGTCGCCATGATCCGCGGCGCGTCGCGCGAGGGCGCGGCGTATTACCGGATCCCGATGTCGACGCGTCACGATCCGCCGCGCCGCCTCCTGGTCAACGTCGGGGCGACGCCGCTCCGTGATTCCGCCGCCGAGATCGTCGGCACCATCGTCATCATCGAAGACATCTCGACCCGCGTGCAGCTCGAAGAGCAGCTGCAGATCTCGGACAAGATGGCGTCGATCGGCCTGCTCGCCGCCGGCGTCGCTCACGAGGTCAACACGCCGCTCACCGGCATCTCCAGCTACACGCAGATGCTGCTGCAGCAGGCGCCGGCCGACGATCCGTCGACCAAGGTGCTCGAGAAGATCGAGCGCCAGACGTTCCGCGCCGCCAAGATCGTCAACGGCCTGCTCAACCTCGCCCGTCCGGCGCAGGTCGACAGCGGCCCGTGCGACATCAACGCGGTGATCAACGACGTGCTGTCGCTGCTCGAGCACCAGTTCCGCACCGGCAGCATCCAGGTGCGCAAGGAGCTGGCCGCGGCGGCGCCGATCGTCCAGGGCATCGAGCACAAGCTCCAGCAGGTGTTCCTCAACCTGTTCCTCAACGCCCGCGACGCCATGCCCAAGGGCGGCTGGCTGACGATCGTGACGCGGCAGGAGCGCAACGGCGCCGTCGTCGAGATCGCCGATACCGGATCCGGCATTCCCGCCGACCAGCTGTCGCGCATCTACGATCCGTTCTTCACCACCAAGGCCATCGGCAAGGGGACCGGGCTCGGGCTCTCGATCACCTACGGCATCGTCCAGGAACACGGCGGCCACATCACCTGCGACAGTCAGCTCGGGCAGGGGACGCGCTTCACGATTCACCTGCCGCTCGCCGGGGCGGTCCGCAAGGCGCGATGA